Proteins co-encoded in one Streptococcus parauberis NCFD 2020 genomic window:
- a CDS encoding CPBP family intramembrane glutamic endopeptidase has protein sequence MDTALSKIKWFFIALGIVVVEQLPILLVKKGQPLWQVLAISSILLIITGLTYYFAKKSELLENKLISDGDSAILWIGLGFAALTITKFIGGMVLFLEHGANANTANQAALVQAGLHPILLFILAAIVAPVVEETVFRGIIFGKLFGSESYLGLVVSSLLFGGLHMPSDIGSWIIYAGMGLVLGFVYHKTRNLSYCMIIHFINNGLAVVLMLLLPHIT, from the coding sequence ATGGATACAGCTCTATCAAAAATTAAGTGGTTTTTTATTGCTCTGGGGATTGTTGTTGTCGAGCAATTACCAATTCTATTGGTAAAAAAAGGCCAACCACTATGGCAAGTTTTAGCCATTTCAAGTATATTATTAATTATCACTGGGCTAACTTATTATTTTGCGAAAAAATCGGAACTGCTAGAAAATAAACTCATTTCAGATGGTGATTCTGCCATCCTTTGGATAGGGCTGGGTTTTGCAGCATTAACGATCACCAAATTCATAGGTGGTATGGTTCTATTTTTAGAACACGGAGCTAATGCTAACACAGCTAACCAGGCGGCTTTAGTACAGGCTGGTCTGCATCCGATCTTGCTCTTCATTCTAGCAGCAATAGTTGCACCGGTCGTTGAAGAGACAGTCTTTCGTGGCATTATCTTTGGGAAACTCTTTGGTAGTGAATCCTATCTTGGCTTAGTTGTCAGCAGTTTGCTGTTTGGTGGTCTACACATGCCATCAGACATCGGCAGTTGGATTATTTATGCTGGTATGGGACTGGTTTTAGGCTTCGTTTATCATAAAACTAGAAATTTAAGCTATTGCATGATTATCCATTTTATCAACAATGGCTTAGCTGTTGTTCTCATGCTCTTGCTCCCTCATATAACATAA
- a CDS encoding acetate kinase, whose translation MSKTIAINAGSSSLKWQLYQMPEETVLAQGIIERIGLENSISTVKFNGQKEEDITDIPDHSTAVKILLNDLIHLGIIASYDEITGVGHRIVAGGEYFTDSVLVDEKVVERVEELAALAPLHNPGAAAGIRAFREILPDITSVCVFDNAYHMTMQKHTYLYPIPQKYYTEHKVRKYGAHGTSHKYVANEAAKMLNRPVEELKIITAHIGNGVSITANYHGESVDTSMGFTPLAGPMMGTRSGDIDPAIIPYIIERDPELKDAADAVNMLNKKSGLGGVSGISSDMRDIEAGLQEHNPEAVLAYNMFIDRIKKYIGQYFAVLNGADVLVFTAGMGENAPLMRQDVIAGMSWFGMELDTEKNVFGYRGEISTPDSKVKVLVISTDEELCIARDVERLRQK comes from the coding sequence ATGTCAAAAACAATTGCAATTAATGCTGGTAGTTCAAGTCTTAAATGGCAACTATATCAAATGCCTGAAGAAACAGTTCTTGCACAAGGAATTATTGAACGTATTGGATTAGAAAATTCAATTTCAACTGTTAAGTTTAATGGTCAAAAAGAAGAAGATATTACTGATATTCCAGATCATTCAACAGCAGTTAAAATTTTATTGAATGATTTAATTCATTTAGGGATTATTGCATCTTATGATGAAATTACAGGCGTTGGTCACCGTATTGTGGCTGGTGGTGAATATTTCACGGATTCAGTATTAGTTGATGAAAAAGTTGTCGAACGAGTTGAAGAATTAGCAGCTTTGGCACCATTACATAACCCAGGTGCAGCAGCAGGTATTCGTGCTTTCCGCGAAATCTTACCGGATATCACAAGTGTATGTGTCTTTGATAATGCTTATCATATGACAATGCAAAAACATACTTACTTATATCCAATCCCACAAAAATATTATACTGAACATAAAGTTCGTAAATACGGTGCACACGGAACTAGTCATAAGTATGTTGCCAATGAAGCAGCAAAAATGTTAAACCGTCCTGTTGAAGAATTAAAGATCATTACTGCTCATATTGGTAACGGTGTTTCAATAACTGCTAATTACCATGGAGAGTCTGTTGATACATCAATGGGATTCACTCCACTAGCAGGTCCAATGATGGGAACTCGTTCAGGTGATATTGACCCTGCAATTATTCCTTATATCATTGAACGTGATCCAGAATTAAAAGATGCAGCTGATGCCGTAAATATGCTTAATAAAAAGTCTGGTTTAGGTGGCGTATCTGGTATTTCAAGTGACATGCGTGATATTGAAGCTGGACTACAAGAACATAATCCAGAGGCTGTGTTGGCTTACAATATGTTTATCGATCGTATTAAAAAATATATTGGTCAATATTTTGCAGTTTTAAATGGAGCTGATGTGCTTGTCTTTACAGCAGGTATGGGTGAAAATGCACCATTAATGCGTCAAGACGTTATTGCTGGTATGTCGTGGTTTGGTATGGAACTAGATACTGAGAAAAATGTATTTGGTTACCGTGGTGAAATCTCTACTCCGGATTCAAAAGTTAAAGTACTTGTTATTTCAACTGATGAAGAGTTATGTATTGCCCGTGACGTTGAACGTCTACGCCAAAAATAA
- the ytpR gene encoding YtpR family tRNA-binding protein: MIFAYNKEQVGDVLMVILEDTKDIKRSVERKGQVARITADETGKTLAWNIFDVSSLIKVEGNGQVFPSREELDRLNQELAKEGFEERLTETVSPVFVIGQITEMVAHPDSDHLNICQVAIGEDKTVQIVAGAPNAALGLKTIVALPGAMMPSGSLIFPGKLRGQDSYGMMCSPRELALPNAPQKRGIIELDDSAVVGESFNPEKHWQV; encoded by the coding sequence ATGATATTTGCTTATAATAAAGAACAAGTCGGTGATGTCTTGATGGTCATCTTAGAAGACACTAAAGATATCAAACGTTCTGTTGAACGTAAGGGACAAGTTGCCCGAATTACTGCTGATGAAACTGGCAAGACGCTTGCTTGGAATATCTTTGATGTCTCTAGCTTGATTAAGGTTGAAGGAAACGGCCAAGTTTTCCCAAGTCGAGAAGAACTTGATCGTTTAAATCAAGAATTAGCAAAAGAAGGATTTGAAGAAAGATTAACTGAGACAGTGTCTCCTGTGTTTGTTATTGGACAAATTACAGAAATGGTAGCTCATCCTGACAGTGATCACCTCAATATTTGCCAAGTGGCCATCGGAGAAGATAAAACAGTCCAAATCGTAGCAGGAGCACCAAATGCAGCTCTTGGTTTGAAGACGATTGTCGCCTTACCAGGCGCAATGATGCCAAGCGGCAGCCTTATTTTCCCTGGCAAACTACGAGGACAAGACAGCTATGGGATGATGTGCTCTCCACGTGAATTGGCACTTCCAAATGCCCCGCAAAAACGTGGCATCATCGAACTTGATGATAGTGCAGTTGTTGGCGAATCATTCAATCCAGAAAAACATTGGCAAGTTTAA
- a CDS encoding thioredoxin family protein, with translation MIIPKNYEEIAELLEKKEKLLLFFTADWCPDCQFIYPVMPEIESENQELTFVRLDRDDFMDLAQKWNIFGIPSFLIIENGQEKARLVNKLRKTKAEINQFISSNK, from the coding sequence ATGATTATTCCAAAAAACTATGAAGAAATCGCTGAATTGCTTGAAAAGAAAGAAAAACTATTGCTTTTCTTTACTGCCGATTGGTGCCCAGATTGCCAATTTATATATCCAGTCATGCCAGAAATTGAATCAGAAAATCAAGAGTTAACCTTTGTCCGTTTAGATCGCGATGATTTTATGGATCTTGCACAAAAGTGGAATATTTTTGGCATTCCAAGCTTTTTAATCATTGAAAATGGACAAGAGAAGGCGAGACTGGTTAATAAATTAAGAAAAACTAAAGCTGAAATTAATCAGTTCATTTCAAGTAACAAGTAA
- the pepA gene encoding glutamyl aminopeptidase — protein MTELFSKIKELTELDGIAGYEHNVRDFLRQKMTPLVDRVETDGLGGIFGIKESKASDAPRILVAAHMDEVGFMVSQINANGTFNVVGIGGWNPLVVSSQRFTLYTRRGQAIPVISGSVPPHFLRGGNGSAGLPAISDITFDGGFANKEEAESFGITPGDIIVPQSETILTANKKNIISKAWDNRYGVLMVSELLESLKGEELGNTLIAGANVQEEVGLRGAHVSTTKFDPELFFAVDCSPAGDISGNQGAIGEGTLVRFYDPGHIMLKNMRDFLLTTAEEAGVKYQYYCAKGGTDAGAAHLKNGGVPSTTIGVCARYIHSHQTLYAMDDFLEAQAYLQAIIKKLDRSTVDLIKKY, from the coding sequence ATGACAGAATTATTTTCTAAAATTAAAGAATTAACCGAACTTGATGGCATTGCTGGCTATGAGCATAATGTCCGTGATTTTTTGCGTCAAAAAATGACCCCCTTGGTTGATCGTGTCGAAACAGACGGTCTTGGAGGAATTTTCGGTATTAAAGAAAGCAAAGCAAGTGATGCCCCACGTATTTTAGTCGCTGCTCACATGGATGAAGTCGGCTTTATGGTTAGTCAAATCAATGCTAACGGGACTTTCAATGTTGTTGGGATCGGTGGATGGAATCCATTAGTTGTGAGTTCCCAACGCTTCACCCTCTATACTCGCCGAGGACAAGCCATTCCAGTTATTTCTGGTTCTGTTCCCCCTCACTTTTTACGCGGAGGAAATGGCTCTGCAGGTCTCCCAGCTATCAGTGATATCACATTCGACGGTGGCTTTGCTAACAAGGAAGAGGCTGAAAGCTTCGGAATTACACCAGGTGATATCATCGTGCCACAGTCTGAAACCATTTTAACAGCAAATAAAAAGAATATCATTTCAAAAGCGTGGGATAACCGATATGGTGTCTTAATGGTCTCTGAGTTACTGGAAAGTCTTAAGGGAGAAGAATTAGGAAATACCCTAATTGCGGGTGCTAATGTTCAAGAAGAAGTTGGTCTACGTGGAGCTCATGTTTCCACTACTAAATTTGATCCTGAACTTTTCTTTGCCGTTGACTGCTCACCTGCAGGTGATATCTCAGGTAATCAAGGAGCTATTGGAGAAGGCACATTAGTACGTTTCTATGACCCTGGCCATATCATGCTCAAAAATATGCGTGATTTCCTTTTAACAACAGCTGAAGAAGCTGGTGTCAAATACCAATACTACTGTGCAAAAGGTGGTACTGATGCTGGTGCTGCACACCTTAAAAATGGCGGCGTTCCATCAACTACAATTGGTGTTTGTGCCCGTTACATCCACTCACATCAAACGCTTTATGCTATGGATGATTTCCTTGAAGCACAAGCTTATTTACAAGCCATTATTAAAAAACTTGACCGCTCAACTGTTGATTTAATTAAGAAATACTAG
- a CDS encoding single-stranded DNA-binding protein, with translation MYNRVIMIGRLVADPQLIKTPKDKSVCRVSVAVNRRYKNAQGERQVDFVNLVLWGKLAESLVSYGSKGSLISLEGELRTRRYEKDGKNCYVTEVLCHTFQLLESRAQRAMRENNMTNDLSDLVLDEEDDLPF, from the coding sequence ATGTACAATAGAGTAATCATGATAGGACGCTTAGTTGCCGACCCACAATTAATCAAGACACCGAAAGATAAGTCGGTTTGTCGTGTTTCAGTTGCTGTTAATCGTCGTTATAAAAATGCTCAAGGTGAAAGGCAAGTGGACTTTGTCAATTTAGTCTTATGGGGGAAACTTGCTGAATCACTAGTTTCCTATGGTAGTAAAGGCAGCCTAATTTCTTTGGAAGGCGAGTTGCGAACACGTCGCTATGAAAAAGATGGGAAGAACTGTTATGTGACCGAGGTTTTGTGTCATACTTTTCAATTATTAGAAAGTCGTGCGCAGCGAGCAATGCGTGAAAATAACATGACGAATGATCTCTCTGACTTAGTTCTTGATGAGGAAGATGACCTACCCTTCTAA
- a CDS encoding helix-turn-helix transcriptional regulator, producing MKNNLQELRKEGKISQSDLAEQVGVTRQTIISLEKGRYNASLELAFKLSKYFHVGIEDIFIYEEEGLEND from the coding sequence ATGAAAAATAATCTTCAAGAACTCCGCAAAGAAGGTAAAATAAGTCAATCAGATTTAGCTGAACAAGTTGGAGTTACAAGGCAGACGATTATCTCACTAGAAAAAGGTCGCTACAATGCATCTTTAGAATTAGCCTTTAAATTATCAAAGTATTTTCATGTGGGTATTGAAGATATTTTTATCTATGAAGAAGAGGGATTAGAAAATGATTAA
- a CDS encoding ABC transporter substrate-binding protein has product MEVNYQRITKLSKLLFLALTSIVLVACRTSATENVRTSKKEIKIGILQYMEHVSLDQARKGFKDELKAQGYTEGEDVTFDYQNAQGDQSNLQTISEQLVKKNDLVLAIATPAAQAMATASTDKPIVFTAVTDPVSAKLVSSIKKPGGLLTGASDQAPIDKQVDLLGQALPKAKKVGILYTNSERNSEVQVKEAEKDLKKAGYQVVKKAISSTNDVQDATNSLMSQVDAVFVPTDNTVASTMSMIGQLSVEHKVPIIGGSTDMVDAGGLLTYGTNYRQLGKQVAKQAIKIIEGKKAAEIPVEYPKTLELHINKEQAKKLGLDLNHLSVK; this is encoded by the coding sequence ATGGAAGTTAACTATCAAAGAATCACAAAATTAAGCAAATTACTCTTCTTAGCTCTTACTAGCATTGTCTTAGTTGCATGTCGGACAAGTGCAACGGAAAATGTGAGAACCTCAAAAAAAGAAATTAAAATTGGAATTCTGCAGTATATGGAACATGTCTCTTTAGATCAAGCTCGTAAAGGGTTTAAAGACGAGTTAAAAGCGCAGGGCTACACTGAAGGTGAGGATGTAACCTTTGATTACCAGAATGCGCAAGGGGATCAATCTAATTTACAGACTATCTCAGAACAGTTGGTCAAAAAAAATGATTTGGTCTTAGCTATTGCAACACCGGCAGCGCAAGCAATGGCAACAGCCTCTACTGATAAACCGATTGTTTTTACAGCTGTAACAGATCCTGTTTCTGCTAAATTAGTTTCTTCTATCAAAAAACCTGGGGGGCTGTTGACCGGAGCAAGTGACCAAGCACCAATCGATAAGCAAGTTGATTTACTGGGGCAAGCACTTCCCAAGGCAAAAAAAGTCGGAATTCTCTATACAAATAGTGAGCGCAACTCAGAAGTACAAGTTAAAGAAGCTGAGAAAGATTTGAAGAAAGCTGGCTATCAAGTGGTTAAAAAAGCTATTTCTTCGACCAATGATGTGCAAGATGCGACTAATAGTCTGATGTCACAAGTGGATGCTGTTTTCGTTCCGACAGATAACACGGTTGCTTCAACCATGTCAATGATTGGTCAATTGTCAGTAGAGCACAAGGTTCCAATCATTGGTGGGTCAACAGATATGGTCGATGCGGGTGGCTTGCTGACTTATGGTACAAACTATCGTCAGTTAGGTAAACAAGTAGCAAAACAAGCTATTAAAATCATCGAAGGTAAAAAGGCAGCTGAGATTCCGGTTGAGTATCCAAAGACACTTGAGTTGCATATCAATAAGGAGCAAGCCAAGAAATTAGGCTTAGATCTTAATCACTTATCAGTTAAATAA
- the proC gene encoding pyrroline-5-carboxylate reductase — protein sequence MKIGFIGVGKMASAIIQGLKKTEHEILISGSSLDRSKELARQLNLNYADSHQDLIDQVDLIVLGIKPQMFESVLSPLHFKQTVLSMAAGLSLERISQLVGSDLPVIRIMPNMNAQILQSTTALTANDWVSDNLLETAKEITDSFGSTFIIDEKDFDTFTALAGSSPAYIYLFIEAMAKAGVKHGLPKDKALAIVAETVQASAQQLLVGNDSPNDLIDKICSPGGTTIAGLMELEEKGLTSTVSSAIDKTIEKAKTL from the coding sequence ATGAAAATTGGATTTATCGGAGTCGGAAAAATGGCTAGCGCTATTATCCAAGGTTTGAAAAAGACCGAGCATGAGATCCTCATCTCTGGTTCTTCCTTGGATCGCTCAAAAGAATTAGCGAGACAGCTCAATCTAAACTATGCCGACTCACATCAAGATTTAATTGATCAAGTGGATTTAATTGTCTTAGGCATAAAACCCCAGATGTTTGAATCAGTGCTCAGCCCCTTACATTTCAAGCAAACTGTTTTATCAATGGCTGCTGGTTTAAGTTTAGAGCGGATCAGTCAACTTGTTGGTTCTGATCTACCTGTGATTCGAATTATGCCCAACATGAATGCTCAGATTTTGCAATCTACAACTGCTTTAACAGCCAACGATTGGGTGTCAGATAATCTGTTAGAAACTGCTAAAGAGATTACTGATAGTTTTGGTTCGACTTTTATTATCGATGAGAAGGACTTTGATACTTTTACTGCATTAGCCGGCTCTAGCCCTGCTTACATCTACCTCTTCATCGAAGCCATGGCAAAGGCCGGGGTTAAACATGGATTGCCAAAGGACAAAGCTTTAGCAATCGTAGCTGAAACTGTTCAGGCCAGTGCCCAACAGTTATTAGTTGGCAATGATAGCCCTAACGACTTAATTGATAAGATTTGTAGCCCCGGCGGAACTACAATTGCTGGTCTAATGGAACTTGAAGAAAAAGGTCTGACTTCAACTGTCAGCTCTGCAATTGACAAAACAATCGAAAAAGCAAAAACCTTGTAA
- a CDS encoding DUF4651 domain-containing protein, producing the protein MTNRKQKGISGLVGLSAVAVTALVLKEKYQENRRLKITNEIRQYFSDLGEIDVLYINDYSSSFRVINGGVVMADSRAYQFTYSRGDIVFQEEK; encoded by the coding sequence ATGACTAATAGAAAACAAAAAGGTATTTCTGGGTTAGTAGGGCTATCAGCAGTTGCAGTGACAGCCCTAGTACTCAAGGAAAAATACCAAGAAAACAGAAGACTAAAAATCACAAATGAGATTCGTCAGTATTTTTCTGATTTAGGAGAAATTGATGTTCTTTATATCAATGACTATTCCTCAAGTTTTAGGGTTATTAATGGAGGAGTCGTCATGGCTGATAGCAGAGCTTACCAATTTACCTATAGTCGGGGCGATATTGTCTTTCAGGAGGAAAAATAA
- a CDS encoding ABC transporter substrate-binding protein — protein MKFKQLFFTVGVLSLLVILSACRREATENKGQVKVGIIQYAKHPALDASRKGFIEALRDGGYKEGKNLQITSKNAQGEQANLQTMVDQLTGKNDLNFAIATPAAQALLTSDPDTPAVFTAVTDPVGAGLVDSMEKPGKNMTGSIDAGNVPQQVALLLKAVPTSKKVGIFYNSSEVNSQMQAKEAKKALKKKGIIAVEKTVTTSNDVQQVMTSLVGQVDAVYLPTDNTVASTAMTIGQILKENKTPAIGSDKAYLDAVLFTSGVDYEAIGRQAGEEAVAILNGKKASTIAVAKPEKPELAINKDMAKSLGLNPKELEKQLVESK, from the coding sequence ATGAAATTTAAACAATTATTTTTTACAGTCGGTGTATTAAGCTTATTGGTTATCTTATCAGCTTGTCGTAGAGAAGCGACAGAAAACAAAGGACAAGTTAAAGTAGGGATTATTCAATATGCCAAGCATCCTGCTTTAGATGCTTCACGAAAAGGCTTTATCGAGGCACTTAGAGATGGTGGTTATAAAGAAGGCAAGAACTTACAAATTACCAGTAAAAATGCTCAAGGTGAACAAGCTAATCTCCAAACCATGGTTGACCAATTAACTGGTAAGAATGATTTGAATTTTGCCATTGCAACACCGGCAGCACAGGCACTCTTGACTAGTGATCCAGATACACCCGCCGTTTTTACTGCCGTTACTGATCCCGTTGGAGCAGGTTTAGTTGATTCAATGGAAAAACCTGGTAAAAACATGACCGGTTCAATTGATGCTGGAAATGTTCCACAACAAGTCGCCTTGTTGCTAAAAGCTGTTCCGACTTCTAAAAAAGTGGGCATCTTTTATAATTCCAGTGAAGTAAATTCACAGATGCAAGCTAAAGAAGCAAAAAAAGCTCTGAAGAAAAAAGGAATTATAGCTGTTGAAAAGACAGTTACAACAAGTAATGATGTGCAACAAGTGATGACAAGTTTAGTTGGTCAAGTTGATGCTGTGTACTTACCGACTGATAATACAGTTGCATCAACAGCGATGACAATTGGTCAAATTTTAAAAGAAAATAAAACCCCGGCAATTGGCAGTGACAAAGCTTACCTTGACGCAGTACTCTTCACATCAGGCGTTGATTATGAAGCGATTGGTAGGCAAGCCGGGGAAGAAGCTGTAGCAATACTCAATGGCAAAAAAGCTTCAACCATCGCCGTTGCCAAACCAGAAAAACCTGAACTAGCTATTAATAAAGACATGGCTAAATCACTTGGATTAAATCCTAAAGAACTTGAAAAACAATTAGTAGAAAGCAAATAG